One part of the Methanobacterium petrolearium genome encodes these proteins:
- a CDS encoding ATP-grasp domain-containing protein, with protein sequence MEKILLAGVNTRAVACSLKKLGYQVYSADYFGVMDLGSCTEKSQSVLDQKPQKSCGKFIEHFNPLIIKKMALKMVDDVDGVICCAGVSPNWFPSNKIIGNPDVDGVEDKYQLMKELNLLNSKFDHSFHVPETYLVGDMDDAHEIATGAPEKQFILKPRYGSGGYGVRRLDPLMQETDLDCQEIESDDWILQEFIAGENISASVLSTMYDTQTILTSTQIIGDKRLGQREPFGYCGNIAPHSGDGKISEIAQKVTHHLSLIGSNGVDFIINQGEIYVIEVNPRLQGTFECAEVALNINMAEAHLEACQGRLMEVSAPDKFAVKMIIHTHHRSQVTDLNLPGVHDIPYPGVIIEKGEPLATVITSGMAREDTIYSAKKKVQKVYGQLKPAK encoded by the coding sequence ATGGAAAAAATTCTCCTGGCAGGTGTTAACACCCGTGCTGTGGCATGTTCCCTGAAAAAACTGGGATATCAGGTTTATTCTGCAGATTATTTTGGAGTTATGGATTTAGGATCATGCACGGAAAAATCCCAGTCTGTCCTGGATCAAAAACCACAAAAATCATGTGGAAAGTTCATAGAACACTTCAATCCCCTGATTATTAAAAAGATGGCACTTAAAATGGTGGATGATGTTGATGGGGTTATTTGTTGTGCTGGTGTGTCTCCTAATTGGTTTCCATCCAATAAAATCATAGGAAACCCTGATGTGGATGGTGTTGAGGATAAATACCAGCTTATGAAGGAACTTAACCTCCTTAACAGTAAATTTGACCATTCTTTTCATGTTCCAGAAACATATCTGGTAGGTGATATGGATGATGCCCATGAAATTGCCACCGGTGCACCGGAAAAACAGTTCATTTTAAAACCTAGATATGGATCAGGCGGTTACGGAGTACGCAGGTTGGATCCCCTGATGCAGGAAACAGATCTTGACTGTCAGGAAATTGAAAGTGATGACTGGATCTTACAGGAATTTATAGCTGGTGAGAATATCAGTGCATCAGTTCTCTCAACCATGTACGATACTCAAACCATACTCACCAGCACCCAGATCATAGGTGACAAAAGATTGGGTCAAAGGGAGCCATTCGGATACTGTGGTAACATTGCACCCCACAGTGGAGATGGTAAAATCTCAGAAATTGCCCAAAAAGTGACACACCACCTATCCTTAATAGGCTCAAATGGGGTGGATTTCATAATTAACCAGGGCGAAATATATGTCATTGAAGTCAACCCTCGCCTGCAGGGAACCTTTGAATGTGCCGAAGTGGCCCTGAATATAAACATGGCAGAAGCACATCTTGAGGCCTGTCAGGGACGCCTTATGGAAGTCAGTGCTCCTGATAAATTTGCAGTTAAAATGATCATCCACACCCACCACAGATCCCAGGTGACAGATCTTAACCTGCCGGGGGTCCATGATATACCTTACCCGGGGGTTATCATTGAGAAAGGCGAACCCTTAGCCACAGTCATAACTTCAGGAATGGCAAGGGAAGATACTATTTATTCTGCTAAAAAAAAGGTTCAAAAGGTTTACGGCCAACTGAAACCTGCAAAATGA
- a CDS encoding DUF61 family protein has protein sequence MNRDHNPEENLLKKQILSLNRHLPRRRKNLKELLEEEKPHVMGTDGTRHRFKRDELKKIASMIPEGMWERLKLPIYIEIDSDRSGSRISGKIECDLICQILNKEDCGEEIYIYRPDIKVVRQKFPTTSQYIFLVR, from the coding sequence ATGAACAGAGATCATAACCCGGAAGAAAATCTCCTGAAAAAACAGATCCTGAGCCTGAACCGCCACCTTCCCCGCCGTAGGAAGAACCTCAAGGAACTTTTAGAAGAGGAAAAACCACACGTGATGGGAACCGATGGGACACGCCACCGTTTTAAGAGGGATGAACTTAAAAAAATTGCATCCATGATTCCTGAAGGCATGTGGGAACGCCTGAAACTTCCAATATATATTGAAATTGATTCAGATAGAAGTGGTTCGCGCATATCCGGAAAAATAGAATGTGATCTGATATGCCAGATTCTGAATAAAGAGGATTGTGGTGAGGAAATCTATATTTATCGACCAGACATAAAGGTAGTAAGGCAAAAGTTTCCAACCACTTCACAGTACATATTCCTGGTTCGGTGA
- a CDS encoding DUF22 domain-containing protein translates to MVRIITRLDQVKKEQHKKTKPSIDFEIGNISGKVRAIIAAEEKEFKAGETKPIPIKKIDINANHISFISAYGTNKYGHALAVGEETYLPISMDRTADHVLFAAALDYKVEKDDLLGILILLPVEVNF, encoded by the coding sequence ATGGTTAGAATAATAACACGACTGGATCAGGTCAAAAAAGAACAACACAAAAAAACCAAACCTTCCATTGATTTTGAGATCGGTAACATCTCTGGAAAAGTCAGAGCAATCATAGCTGCTGAAGAAAAGGAATTCAAAGCAGGGGAAACAAAACCAATCCCCATCAAAAAGATCGACATCAACGCCAACCACATAAGTTTCATAAGCGCTTATGGAACCAACAAGTACGGACATGCACTGGCAGTTGGTGAAGAAACCTACCTTCCCATCAGCATGGACAGAACAGCAGATCACGTGCTCTTCGCAGCAGCACTAGATTACAAAGTGGAAAAAGATGATTTATTAGGCATTTTAATACTCCTACCAGTGGAAGTAAACTTCTAA